ATGACCTTGCCGCGTTTCCGCGTAGATCAATTGATGAAATTCGCGTGGAAGGTGCTCGTGCCGATCGCGCTCGTGAACCTGTTGCTCGCGAGTGTTCTTCTCAGTGTTTACAACGGAATCGGATTTTGAGTTGAAGGAATCACGATGACGGCTGATTTATTTCTTACGAACGCAGTCTTTTTCATTCTCGCGGCAGTCACGCTCGTCGGCGGTTTTCTTGCGGTGAGCGCGCGTAACTTGGTGCGCGCCGCGCTGGGTTTGATCGTTTCATTCTTTGGCGTCGCGGGAATTTATTTCGTGCTCGAAGCCGAGTTTGTCGCGATTGTCCAAGTGCTCGTCTACGTCGGCGCGATTTCGGTGCTCATCCTGTTTTCGATCATGTTGACGCGCGGACTGATGAAGGACACGACCTCGCCGCAAAATTCGCAATGGCTTGCCGCCGGCGGCATCGCGACGCTGGTGTTCATCGCGCTCGCGGCGGTGACGCTGACGGTCAAGTGGCCCATCGCGCAAGCCGCGCTCCAAGGCGACTTGATCGCGAAACTGGGTACGGAACTTGTGACGACGTACGTTCTTCCATTCGAAGCGGTGTCGTTGTTACTGCTCGCCGCGCTCATCGGCGCGTTTGTGATCGCGAGAGAGTGATAGCGAATTTGACGATTTAGCAGATCAATGATCTGAACTGGAACGGAGACTGGAGATGCAGGTGCTGCGTCCAATCAGAATTCTGGTCATCTCAACATTTGTGGCATTGATTGGCGCGGGCATTGTTGTTGGGGTAGTGGATCAACCAGGTCGTTTTGGGGGCAGCGAAACGCTCAACGAACCTGCCGCTCAGAAACATAGAGGCATCCACTCAAGAGCAGAGATAATCGGTCTCGCTTTAGCAAAAAACGATTTATTCGACTGTGCGACTCATCGTACTGGCGGCAAACCGTTACTTCCTGTTCAACGCGAGATATTCACTGTTGTTCAAAATGTCAGAGTAACTCCTGATGATGGGAATGGATACCATAAAGCGGTCTGGTCACCAAGCGGCGATGCGCTAGTATTTATCGGATCAACAAACGAATATCGAGAAATACCGAATCAGAGCTTTTCCTCCAATACCCAAACACGACTAGTACAGCTCGGCATAAATCCTTCGGTAGTTTCTAAACGGTGAATACACGGACGTTCAATGAACTCAAATTGGACATCCTGACAATACCGTGGCATATTTTATGACAGCGCGCGAGCGACTCCCACTCGAGTTGAAT
This sequence is a window from Chloroflexota bacterium. Protein-coding genes within it:
- a CDS encoding NADH-quinone oxidoreductase subunit J, whose amino-acid sequence is MTADLFLTNAVFFILAAVTLVGGFLAVSARNLVRAALGLIVSFFGVAGIYFVLEAEFVAIVQVLVYVGAISVLILFSIMLTRGLMKDTTSPQNSQWLAAGGIATLVFIALAAVTLTVKWPIAQAALQGDLIAKLGTELVTTYVLPFEAVSLLLLAALIGAFVIARE